The following are from one region of the Populus trichocarpa isolate Nisqually-1 chromosome 8, P.trichocarpa_v4.1, whole genome shotgun sequence genome:
- the LOC7460709 gene encoding phosphate transporter PHO1 homolog 3 isoform X1, translating into MKFGKEFRVQMVPEWQEAYMDYDFLKTLLKEVQSFQLRTRPPAANPVGLKRKLSLYRAFSGLTQRTSDYTSKSPSSPDIEKQPILVNSVNLDGSQIYQTSFLMPTVEGGEYELLFFRRLDDEFNKVDKFYRSKVEEVLKEAAMLNKQMDALIAFRIKVENPTGWSDRTADMTRLASDVAASTAALAASTPSGARSSRRGLQVMDVIDEGQSMHERSNESNHDKVEKESDNTGQKEVQKPKNMIRTFRPAPLEILNNVKINNTLATPRSTIKNFLKVPQQTELRFTRENLRKVEEQLKGAFVEFYHKLRLLKSYNFLNTLAFSKIMKKYDKITTRNATKYYMKMVDSSYFGSSDEVTKLMERVEATFIKHFSNSNRSKGMRVLRPKAKKERHRTTFYMGFFSGCTIALLIALVLIVHVRKIMNETGRILYMETMFPLYSLFGLIVLHLLMYAANIYFWRRYRVNYSFIFGFKQGTELGYRQVLLFSFGIAVLALCSVLLNLDMEMDPKTKDYRAFTELLPLNVLIFLLVILLLPFNMFYRSARFFLLTCVFHCIAAPLYKVTLPDFFLADQLTSQVQSLRSLEFYICYYGWGDYKHRQNTCRGNTVFKTFSFIVAVIPYWSRLLQCLRRLFEEKDPMQGYNGLKYFLTIVAVCLRTAYSLNKGVSWRAIAWIFSAIATIFSTYWDLVFDWGLLQRHSKNRWLRDKLLVPHRSVYFGAMVLNVLLRFAWLQTVLDFGITSLHKETTIALVASLEIFRRGMWNFFRLENEHLNNVGKYRAFKSVPLPFNYVEDDDSDD; encoded by the exons ATGAAGTTTGGGAAAGAGTTCCGCGTCCAAATGGTGCCTGAATGGCAAGAAGCATACATGGACTATGATTTTCTCAAGACCCTTTTGAAAGAGGTACAGAGTTTCCAGCTAAGAACCAGGCCACCCGCAGCCAATCCAGTAGGCCTAAAAAGAAAGCTCTCACTATATAGAGCTTTCAGTGGCCTGACACAAAGGACTAGTGACTACACCTCTAAGAGCCCTTCTTCTCctgatattgaaaaacaacctatTTTGGTGAATTCTGTGAACCTCGATGGATCTCAAATCTACCAGACTTCATTTCTTATGCCTACTGTCGAAGGAGGAGAATATGAGCTTTTGTTTTTCAGGAGGCTTGATGACGAGTTCAATAAAGTGGACAAGTTTTACAGGTCTAAAGTGGAAGAGGTATTGAAAGAGGCTGCAATGTTGAATAAGCAAATGGATGCTTTGATTGCTTTCAGGATAAAAGTGGAGAATCCCACTGGGTGGTCTGATAGAACTGCAGATATGACTCGCCTTGCTTCAGATGTTGCAGCTTCTACTGCTGCATTGGCAGCTTCCACTCCATCTGGAGCTAGATCAAGCA GAAGAGGTCTACAGGTAATGGATGTGATTGATGAAGGGCAAAGCATGCACGAGCGATCAAATGAATCAAACCATGATAAAGTAGAGAAGGAAAGCGATAACACTGGCCAGAAGGAAGTACAGAAGCCAAAGAACATGATCAGAACCTTTAGGCCAGCTCCACTGGAGATCCTAAACAACGTGAAGATTAACAACACACTGGCGACACCTCGCTCTACCATAAAAAACTTCCTTAAAGTTCCCCAACAAACCGAACTGAGATTCACAAGGGAAAATCTTAGGAAAGTCGAAGAACAACTGAAGGGtgcttttgttgaattttaccACAAGCTTCGCCTTCTTAAGAGCTACAACTTCTTGAATACGTTggcattttcaaaaattatgaaGAAGTACGATAAG ATTACCACAAGAAATGCAACTAAATATTACATGAAAATGGTGGATAGCTCCTACTTTGGAAGCTCTGATGAG GTTACCAAGCTTATGGAAAGGGTTGAGGCAACATTCATTAAGCATTTCTCAAACTCAAATCGCAGCAAAGGCATGCGCGTTTTAAGaccaaaagcaaaaaaagagagacataGAACAACATTTTATATGG GTTTCTTTTCTGGCTGCACAATCGCTCTGCTGATAGCCCTTGTTTTAATCGTGCATGTCCGCAAAATCATGAATGAGACAGGAAGAATCTTATACATGGAAACAATGTTTCCTCTTTACAG TTTGTTTGGATTGATTGTTCTACACCTGCTCATGTATGCTGCTAATATATACTTTTGGAGGCGCTACCGAGTGAATTACTCCTTCATTTTTGGTTTCAAACAAGGAACCGAACTGGGCTACAGACAAGTGCTTCTTTTCAGTTTTGGAATTGCGGTACTAGCTCTATGCAGTGTGCTCTTAAACCTTGACATGGAGATGGACCCTAAAACGAAAGATTACAGGGCGTTCACAGAACTTCTCCCTCTGAATGTGCTAATA TTCCTCCTCGTCATATTGCTCTTGCCATTCAACATGTTTTATCGCTCAGCTCGCTTCTTCCTCCTCACATGTGTCTTTCACTGTATTGCTGCTCCTCTCTACAAG GTAACACTCCCTGATTTCTTCTTGGCAGACCAACTAACTAGCCAG GTTCAATCTCTTAGAAGCCTGGAGTTCTACATTTGCTATTATGGTTGGGGAGACTATAAACACAGACAGAACACTTGCAGAGGCAACACCGTCTTCAAAACTTTCTCATTCATTGTTGCTGTGATTCCGTACTGGTCTCGCCTTCTTCAG TGCCTCCGACGCCTATTTGAAGAGAAAGATCCAATGCAAGGATATAATGGATTGAAGTATTTTTTGACAATAGTAGCTGTTTGCTTGAGGACAGCTTACAGCCTTAACAAAGGAGTTAGTTGGAGAGCAATAGCATGGATTTTCTCAGCCATTGCAACAATATTTAGCACGTATTGGGATCTTGTTTTTGACTGGGGGCTACTTCAGCGTCATTCTAAGAATCGATGGCTGAGAGACAAACTCCTTGTCCCTCACAGATCTGTGTATTTTGGAGCCATG GTCTTGAATGTATTGCTGAGATTTGCTTGGCTGCAAACAGTATTGGACTTCGGGATTACTTCCTTGCACAAAGAAACCACGATTGCCCTTGTGGCCAGCCTTGAGATCTTTCGCCGCGGCATGTGGAATTTCTTTAG GTTGGAAAATGAACATTTGAACAACGTAGGAAAATATCGCGCGTTTAAGTCTGTGCCTTTACCTTTCAACTACGTAGAAGATGATGACAGCGATGACTGA
- the LOC7460709 gene encoding phosphate transporter PHO1 homolog 3 isoform X2, translating to MKFGKEFRVQMVPEWQEAYMDYDFLKTLLKEVQSFQLRTRPPAANPVGLKRKLSLYRAFSGLTQRTSDYTSKSPSSPDIEKQPILVNSVNLDGSQIYQTSFLMPTVEGGEYELLFFRRLDDEFNKVDKFYRSKVEEVLKEAAMLNKQMDALIAFRIKVENPTGWSDRTADMTRLASDVAASTAALAASTPSGARSSRRGLQVMDVIDEGQSMHERSNESNHDKVEKESDNTGQKEVQKPKNMIRTFRPAPLEILNNVKINNTLATPRSTIKNFLKVPQQTELRFTRENLRKVEEQLKGAFVEFYHKLRLLKSYNFLNTLAFSKIMKKYDKITTRNATKYYMKMVDSSYFGSSDEVTKLMERVEATFIKHFSNSNRSKGMRVLRPKAKKERHRTTFYMGFFSGCTIALLIALVLIVHVRKIMNETGRILYMETMFPLYSLFGLIVLHLLMYAANIYFWRRYRVNYSFIFGFKQGTELGYRQVLLFSFGIAVLALCSVLLNLDMEMDPKTKDYRAFTELLPLNVLIFLLVILLLPFNMFYRSARFFLLTCVFHCIAAPLYKVTLPDFFLADQLTSQVQSLRSLEFYICYYGWGDYKHRQNTCRGNTVFKTFSFIVAVIPYWSRLLQCLRRLFEEKDPMQGYNGLKYFLTIVAVCLRTAYSLNKGVSWRAIAWIFSAIATIFSTYWDLVFDWGLLQRHSKNRWLRDKLLVPHRSVYFGAMVLNVLLRFAWLQTVLDFGITSLHKETTIALVASLEIFRRGMWNFFRLENEHLNNVGKYRAFKSVPLPFNYVEDDDSDD from the exons ATGAAGTTTGGGAAAGAGTTCCGCGTCCAAATGGTGCCTGAATGGCAAGAAGCATACATGGACTATGATTTTCTCAAGACCCTTTTGAAAGAGGTACAGAGTTTCCAGCTAAGAACCAGGCCACCCGCAGCCAATCCAGTAGGCCTAAAAAGAAAGCTCTCACTATATAGAGCTTTCAGTGGCCTGACACAAAGGACTAGTGACTACACCTCTAAGAGCCCTTCTTCTCctgatattgaaaaacaacctatTTTGGTGAATTCTGTGAACCTCGATGGATCTCAAATCTACCAGACTTCATTTCTTATGCCTACTGTCGAAGGAGGAGAATATGAGCTTTTGTTTTTCAGGAGGCTTGATGACGAGTTCAATAAAGTGGACAAGTTTTACAGGTCTAAAGTGGAAGAGGTATTGAAAGAGGCTGCAATGTTGAATAAGCAAATGGATGCTTTGATTGCTTTCAGGATAAAAGTGGAGAATCCCACTGGGTGGTCTGATAGAACTGCAGATATGACTCGCCTTGCTTCAGATGTTGCAGCTTCTACTGCTGCATTGGCAGCTTCCACTCCATCTGGAGCTAGATCAAGCA GAAGAGGTCTACAGGTAATGGATGTGATTGATGAAGGGCAAAGCATGCACGAGCGATCAAATGAATCAAACCATGATAAAGTAGAGAAGGAAAGCGATAACACTGGCCAGAAGGAAGTACAGAAGCCAAAGAACATGATCAGAACCTTTAGGCCAGCTCCACTGGAGATCCTAAACAACGTGAAGATTAACAACACACTGGCGACACCTCGCTCTACCATAAAAAACTTCCTTAAAGTTCCCCAACAAACCGAACTGAGATTCACAAGGGAAAATCTTAGGAAAGTCGAAGAACAACTGAAGGGtgcttttgttgaattttaccACAAGCTTCGCCTTCTTAAGAGCTACAACTTCTTGAATACGTTggcattttcaaaaattatgaaGAAGTACGATAAG ATTACCACAAGAAATGCAACTAAATATTACATGAAAATGGTGGATAGCTCCTACTTTGGAAGCTCTGATGAG GTTACCAAGCTTATGGAAAGGGTTGAGGCAACATTCATTAAGCATTTCTCAAACTCAAATCGCAGCAAAGGCATGCGCGTTTTAAGaccaaaagcaaaaaaagagagacataGAACAACATTTTATATGG GTTTCTTTTCTGGCTGCACAATCGCTCTGCTGATAGCCCTTGTTTTAATCGTGCATGTCCGCAAAATCATGAATGAGACAGGAAGAATCTTATACATGGAAACAATGTTTCCTCTTTACAG TTTGTTTGGATTGATTGTTCTACACCTGCTCATGTATGCTGCTAATATATACTTTTGGAGGCGCTACCGAGTGAATTACTCCTTCATTTTTGGTTTCAAACAAGGAACCGAACTGGGCTACAGACAAGTGCTTCTTTTCAGTTTTGGAATTGCGGTACTAGCTCTATGCAGTGTGCTCTTAAACCTTGACATGGAGATGGACCCTAAAACGAAAGATTACAGGGCGTTCACAGAACTTCTCCCTCTGAATGTGCTAATA TTCCTCCTCGTCATATTGCTCTTGCCATTCAACATGTTTTATCGCTCAGCTCGCTTCTTCCTCCTCACATGTGTCTTTCACTGTATTGCTGCTCCTCTCTACAAG GTAACACTCCCTGATTTCTTCTTGGCAGACCAACTAACTAGCCAG GTTCAATCTCTTAGAAGCCTGGAGTTCTACATTTGCTATTATGGTTGGGGAGACTATAAACACAGACAGAACACTTGCAGAGGCAACACCGTCTTCAAAACTTTCTCATTCATTGTTGCTGTGATTCCGTACTGGTCTCGCCTTCTTCAG TGCCTCCGACGCCTATTTGAAGAGAAAGATCCAATGCAAGGATATAATGGATTGAAGTATTTTTTGACAATAGTAGCTGTTTGCTTGAGGACAGCTTACAGCCTTAACAAAGGAGTTAGTTGGAGAGCAATAGCATGGATTTTCTCAGCCATTGCAACAATATTTAGCACGTATTGGGATCTTGTTTTTGACTGGGGGCTACTTCAGCGTCATTCTAAGAATCGATGGCTGAGAGACAAACTCCTTGTCCCTCACAGATCTGTGTATTTTGGAGCCATG GTCTTGAATGTATTGCTGAGATTTGCTTGGCTGCAAACAGTATTGGACTTCGGGATTACTTCCTTGCACAAAGAAACCACGATTGCCCTTGTGGCCAGCCTTGAGATCTTTCGCCGCGGCATGTGGAATTTCTTTAG GTTGGAAAATGAACATTTGAACAACGTAGGAAAATATCGCGCGTTTAAGTCTGTGCCTTTAC CTTTCAACTACGTAGAAGATGATGACAGCGATGACTGA
- the LOC7498187 gene encoding fructose-bisphosphate aldolase-lysine N-methyltransferase, chloroplastic has translation MATHFTLSLSPSKPFKNSTFFTKNPSLHFKKPLSVTSFQSPPAAAAAAAVQTFWQWLSDQDVVSAKTPARPGLVPQGLGLVAQRDISRNEVVLEIPKKLWINPDVVAASEIGNVCGGVKPWVSVALFLIREKLKEDSTWRPYLDVLPESTNSTIFWSEEELAELQGTQLLSTTLGVKSYLRREFLKVEEEILVPHKQLFPSPVTLDDFSWAFGILRSRSFSRLRGQNLVLIPLADLVNHSPDITIEDGVYEIKGAGLFSRDLIFSLRSPISLKAGEQVLIQYNLNLSNAELAVDYGFIEAKSDRNMYTLTLQISESDPFFGDKLDIAETNGLGEIADFDIVLGNPLPPTLLPYLRLVALGGTDSFLLESIFRNTIWGHLELPVSRANEELICRVVRDACKSALSGYHTTIEEDEKLKGEELNPRLEIAVGIRAGEKKVLQQIEEIFKQRQSELDELEYYQERRLKDLGLVGEQGEIIFWESK, from the exons ATGGCCACACACTTcactctctcactctctccTTCAAAACCCTTCAAAAACTCCACTTTCTTCACCAAGAACCCATCTCTTCATTTCAAGAAACCACTCTCTGTAACCTCTTTTCAGTCACCACCGGCAGCAGCTGCTGCAGCGGCAGTGCAAACATTCTGGCAGTGGCTGAGTGATCAAGATGTGGTGTCAGCCAAGACTCCTGCAAGGCCTGGTTTGGTGCCTCAAGGCCTGGGGCTGGTAGCACAGAGAGATATTTCAAGAAATGAAGTTGTTTTGGAGATACCAAAGAAGCTGTGGATAAACCCGGATGTAGTAGCTGCTTCTGAGATAGGGAATGTGTGCGGTGGAGTGAAGCCTTGGGTATCCGTGGCTCTTTTCTTGATAAGAGAGAAGTTAAAGGAGGATTCGACTTGGAGGCCATATTTGGATGTCCTTCCCGAAAGTACTAATTCCACTATATTTTG GTCAGAAGAGGAGCTTGCTGAACTTCAAG GAACCCAGCTATTGAGCACAACATTGGGTGTGAAAAGCTATCTGCGGCGTGAATTTCTGaaagtagaagaagaaatcCTTGTCCCTCATAAGCAGCTCTTTCCCTCCCCTGTAACGTTGGATGACTTCTCTTGGGCATTTGGGATTCTCAGATCAAGGTCTTTTTCACGTCTTCGTGGTCAAAACCTTGTTTTGATCCCCCTGGCAGACTTG GTCAACCACAGCCCAGACATTACCATAGAAGATGGTGTTTATGAGATTAAAGGAGCAGGTCTTTTCTCCAGAGATCTCATATTTTCTTTGCGGTCCCCCATTTCACTCAAGGCCGGTGAGCAG GTACTTATCcaatataatttaaacttgAGCAATGCTGAGTTGGCTGTGGACTATGGATTCATAGAAGCAAAGTCAGACCGCAATATGTATACCTTGACACTTCAGATATCTGAGTCAGACCCATTTTTCGGTGACAAGCTGGATATTGCCGAGACAAATGGTCTGGGTGAGATAGCAGATTTTGACATTGTTCTAGGCAATCCTCTTCCACCAACATTGCTTCCATATCTGAGGCTGGTAGCACTTGGGGGTACCGATTCTTTCCTCTTGGAATCTATTTTCAGAAACACTATATGGGGCCATCTCGAATTGCCAGTAAGCCGTGCCAATGAGGAGCTCATATGCAGAGTGGTCAGAGATGCTTGCAAATCTGCTCTTTCTGGATATCATACCACCATTGAAGAG GATGAGAAGCTAAAAGGAGAAGAACTCAACCCAAGGCTTGAGATTGCAGTTGGAATAAGAGCAGGGGAAAAGAAGGTGCTGCAGCAAATTGAGGAGATTTTCAAGCAGAGACAATCAGAATTAGATGAGTTGGAATATTACCAGGAGAGGAGGCTCAAGGATCTTGGTCTAGTTGGGGAGCAAGGTGAAATCATATTTTGGGAGTCCAAGTAG